Below is a genomic region from Rosa chinensis cultivar Old Blush chromosome 5, RchiOBHm-V2, whole genome shotgun sequence.
CTTCGACATTGACATGTTTTCCAATGCAACCAAGAAAGTATTTAACTTTTTTAAGAATTGAGCAAAAGCTATCAACTTGCAGATATCACAACAACAATCCAGTCAGATGCTTTGAGATTCTAtgagctaaaatttgactaagaCCCAAAACGAAAAATAGTTACTGATTAACTTCACTCTGGGTAATCTGGTTACAGTGCAATAGAGACATATTTTCCTTTGTGTGGATTTCTGAAGGAGACCAAAAGCTTTAAATTTGTAGAGATTTCAATAACAAGTTTTCTGAATCAAGAAAACGTACCGGCGACCGGCCCGACGTGGTGGCCGGAAAACAGCTCCTATGTGATcacaacccaaaatcaaaacaaggAATGTGGGGATGGATTTTGGGTTTATGAAGATGAGTGGAAATGAAAGGGAGGAGCTTCTGGGTTTATAGGAGTGTGAAACTGAATCTTGGGGGTTTATAGGAGAAAAGGAttttgggtttgggcttgggtcTTTCTATTTGGGCTTGTGCAAGGTGCATGGACTCGTGTGCAAACCTCTAGGGTCTGTTTGGGAAAAAGCATTTTGACATCATGTGCAAACCTCTCGAGTATATCGATCGTTTAGTTTCTTAACTTTTGATTGTTTTTGTAATAATCTTTTCAGATTTATTGGGCTCCATGGTCAAAGCATGCATGCAATCCAGTATAAGGAGCAGTTAATGTTCCTATGCTGCTGCTAATTGTGTACGTACCTGGTTACAACAACCGTCGTTTTGGTACTTGGCTAATCGAGTTCTGCTCGAGCTTAAACTAATTAGCTCACCTATGCCGCTATGCTACATATTATCTTAAACTGGCTGGACAGAAATTCAAATTGGATTCGAAATGTCAATTACATAGGCTCATGGAGGAATCTGGTAAGATGAGGAAGGAATTTGCCATATAGTGGAAATTTACTATCTGTACGTGTCTGAACTCTTCCCTTTGCatagttgttttattttaagGAGTTTGGATTGGAAGGTGGAGAGCCTGAGTAACTTTGATGATTTGTGCTTACTCTACACTTACCATTtggtttttcactttttcttttgaTGATTTGAGCCTGGGTGAAACAACAGAAACAGAATGCGAGAACACAGAGAGAACACATTGACACAACAGAAACTTTTTGCCTACTTTTTTCCTTCATCTGTTTCATCTTAAAGCACCAAAATTTCACAATCTTCTATATCAAGTTTCGGGTTGCATAAAGAATAGGTGTATTGGCCTTGAAGAATCATAATGCTTAAGACTTCATATATCGTTTGTGCTTACTCAATAGCAAACAAAGTAGCAATCATAAACTATCATCATTTAGCAGCACCAACAGTAACAATTTCTCATAGTTTTGGCTCATATTTACAAATAAACACACAGAAATACaatgagagaaacaaaataGGAAGAAGTACTAATAATACCCGATTAACATCAAAGGCAGAGAATTCAAATGACAATAGCTACAACATAGAAACCAACCCGCATTTGAATGCAATCCGACTTCATTTCTGTTCTGCTTCTTGGTTAGTGATTCATCATATATAGAGTTCATCAAAAAGGTACTGAAACCAGAGTTTCATCATATACAGCCGCATCAAAATGAAGCTTACACCCAGGCACCTCCTCGAGCCTTTATCCGCCGCTGCAGAATGGTTTCTCTTCTTTCCGGCACTCAATCTTGACCAACTCCTCCTTGTCAAGTAGTTTGatgaatgttttaaaaggctgagGCGTGGCCGAGAGAGCCTTAGCAAGGCGCTTGCCTTGAGgcataaggcgtaagccttacatATAAATTAGTTGTATTTATGTATAGAACTAGTCTTATACATAGAACAtgtattgtaacaaaaaaaaaaaacattattgttgACTTGTGAGTCATGTTGTGTAGAACAAGTTTGCTTGCATATAATCTTGTAGAAGAAGGAAACTTGGAGGACAAGTACATTTGGAGAGCAAGTTTACTTGGAGATCAAGATGTGTAATGTAGTAGTGTAGGGCttgtatatataaccccatttacaccattgaatcaacatgaaaaaaattcatcactcacaaatatctcttgctttccatttcatattttgacttggtatcaaagcgaagatccgagaggactttatctctttgtttttccttcattcttctttcctcATACTCTGGGGTAAGATTGTTCCTTCCTCTAATTCGGAGGTTAGGATTGTTCTCTATCTTTTAGAAGGTGAATTTTATTCTTGTAACGTCGAGCTTACTCGCCCAACACCACTAGGTCCATCCAATTAATGCGATGTCTAGGCCAAGGATCGAATAAGAGAAAGATAACCGAAGGGTTGAAAAGTGAGcattgctccaccaaaatcttaaCCCTCCTTATCTGGTCGCATTAAAAGGAGTTATCGAAAGGTTACGCGATAGGCAACACCCAAGGATaagatttcttttctctttacttAGGAAGTACAGTGGCGACCCGAATGGGTATACCACAGCGccgtaatattaagccaataggagCTCGATACGTAGTAGACGTACCAtagacctaccaacttaatactacaaggccttttgaaaacacaatttttagaaaataggagactaagaaaacttttaagaaaggaCTTTAAGTCAACAACCCAACATTTAAATCAACAAGTCTAGAAAAGCAACAAAATAAAGTGGGCAAGTGCAATGTGATgccttagggcttacatcataaccgaaatgaaaggagttcaacaataacaataaaacaaggggtgaggcgcgctcccaggtaggcggacctcacCGAGTTCAACATAGGAAGAGAAGCTAGTAAATCGATAGAATACCAAATgggaagaacttcaagcaacaggaacagcaacacacggactcggccaacgacccacttctaatccaaatcgtCCGGAACGACCTCGTTGTAACTtgaaatgtaggggtgagcatttcgtccttgctagcccaataggggccgacccaaccttagttaggtttgaaatctaataggtaaaacatagctactagaatataggttgcgcgcatttgtaaaatcaagtaaaacaaatgcaaacaaaaacaatcacagttgtttcgtttcaggaaatcatatgcagcatgcttcacacaatttggagctccgagatacttacctgccgactaaaccaaaataaatcggtgaccgacctggttcgtcctgaattcgagaaccagccaactactctgtagtccttgtgactacaagtagcgaaagtgtccatttcctggctctgagtctcctatgactggttcactgtctgtattTACCTTTCcttgacaaacataggagcacagccccctccggaggttcacggttatcgacaccgtgggatccctaggaatctacgcgtctaggtcccattcactttcaggtcacaaacaCAAGCATACAAAatggtacagtatctcaacatgcaagtctagcctcggttttcgcaatcaacaattatcagttctgaaaacacatgtatcacgaggcatcgactaatgaacaaccaaaaacatacttgcaggcaacataatattatactagagcattccacatatatcgaaaagcctctaacaaggaagggacagctcaccctacctggaaaatGCTGGCGTACTCCACACTCTGATGctttccgcttaagcttccttaacgatcgtgtttcctgaaccattacttaatttgtaagtaattatccaggtaaacatcATGATCAACCTTAAGTAACCGTGTACACTAAAccctttttatttcaatgaggccattaattatttctttcaacctttaccaatttgggaaactaacttctttcttaaaaaggaaaacgtCCTTATCGCTCTGCTAAACTTTCGCCAATCCGAGCGACCAAAGTTGAGTCGATCCTCAAGTTTTACGAGGtcggtcaaccatggtcaactcTCGGAGTTGACTTTGACTTCTGACTTTTGACCGAGTAAtcctttatttaccattatttattatttattaaaaataaataagtaaataattcttatttattaaaacaaataaataaataattataaataaagttttacttttacccatttacttctcctttttcaccttttcacttttaccataacttttacctccacactttcacttttacttttacctcctttttaccgaatttacctttactttcaccttcttcacttttttaccactttaccacCGTAAAACCTCCTTTAATCCAatttttaccattttctttattttccttttcttccaaaaacaaatacatttcttttcttcttccttttctttttcttttcgccAAAACTACACAACAATAATCACCAAACCTTCCACAACAAAATTCCAACACTATGAAAATTTATGCTaataaaatcctactaatttaaccatcctcaaatctctaatttcacaatttttccaacaacaacaatagctcaacataaaccaaatcaaccaaataaattccaaaaattctagggtttgtccaaaacccattccttaccctttcctcttcaaaaatcaCGTCCTAAtccttctccttggccttcttcacctacaaatccgtccaacatcaacatctcaaccaaaaactcgaaaacaaggttgcatggatagatccttaccaaaaatccttgccaaacccggagcctagcttcatggtttaaggagaaatcgggttcatgcaccaaaaatcaaaaatggaAATCAAAAACTCGAATTTGGTAAGAAAGATGTATAGATCGAAGgaatagaggctagattaggaTGGAAAATACCTTGATTTgagcttggaaagaagaaatcacaaaagcccCAATTTTAGCTTCGGGTTCAAGGGTTTTTGGGGGATTAAATGGCTAAATTTcatgattttggttggagaaatggaaagaggggatgaagagaagaaaatctggaaattttggttgaaatccggattccggcgacggcGGTATGGCGGCGACGATTTCCGGTGAagggctagagagagagagtctcgggtagagagagagaggaaaatgagaaaatgaggaagaggctagggttttggggAGAATGAGATGCTTAAATACCTCTCCCTAatttaattgtgaaaagtcgaatttgcccctccttttgggccaatgggcttgggctgctcctatttcattttccttttaatttttccttaagcCCACTCCGAAATTACATCTTCAATCATCCTTATTTCTCCGATTCTTCACCGAATCCTTTCGGAAAAATTTTCCGGGTTTGTCCTAAGCCTCGATACTTTAAAAGATACTTTTctagacccaaattggattttctctaaatttcttaatcctttaaaTGGCCTCAAAGTCTTAACCTAAGCGTGAATACTTGTGTACCATACGAATACGTAGCTTCATACGTTATtcgacaaattaaaataaacaataaataaaataaaaagaatacggGGGTCTACAAGTACTGCTACTTCTTGACTAGTCGATTAATCCCTCTCGACTTGTCGAACATACCTTCTGTCTCAATTCTGCTGCATATTGTTCTTTCATCAGTATTCCAATGGCTGGTCCTGATGCTCCACTTCTAGAAGGAGAGAATACCAACAATTCCGGTATTCAAAAAGTTGAAGTCTCAGTTCAAAACTCAGATTCTTCATCAGGTTCATTTGGAGGAGCAAAACTGAATGGACCTGGGAATTATAGgacatggaagaagatgatttccGCTCACCTTCGTGGAATCCATAAGATGGGTCATGTCACCGGTACCATTAAGGCACCAGCGAATGAGGAAAGTGAAGAGTATGTCAAGTGGGAAGATACTGATGGACTTTTACTGTCAATTCTATACAAGGCCATGACTGATGAGGTGATCCAATTGATCATTGGGTGTGATACTGCTGCAGAAGTTTGGAAGACGCTCAATGATCTATATCTGAATGAATCTGATTTTTCCCAGATCTATGCATTGTTGTGCAAGGCAACAAGGATGAAGCAAGATGGGCAAGCAGTTTCAGTGTTCTACACCTAACTGAAAAACATTTGGGCCAAGATTGATCAACGGCGACCAAACAAATTGAAGAATGCTGAGGATATTActtggtaccagaaggagaaggagttgGAGCGTGTGCACCAGTTTCTGAGTGGATTAGATGCTAGACATGacagtgccaagggagagttGTTACGTCGGCAAGAGCCTCCTTCCCTCACTGAGGCTTTTACCTACATCCGCAAGGATAAGTCTCAGCAAGGTAGCACAAAGGCAGCTCATTCTGAAATCTCCATCCTAACAATCCAAGCTAAGCCCCCTCGGGCTCAAGGTCCACCTCCTGGCTTCAGTACACCACAATCAGGATTACATCCTATGACTCAGGGTTCTTCTCCAGGCAGGTCTGTATGTCAACATTGCAAACTGACTGGACACACCAAGGAGACTTGTTATAAGTTGGTTGGGTACCCAGCTGGATACTTCAGCAAACCCAAACCAACTGAACCTCGAGGTAGAGGAAAGGCAGCTGTTCATCTTGTTCAGAGTTTAGAGTACTTTAGAGTCGCTGGGCAAGATCATACCACAGGCAGTGATGGCCCCTCAGTCTCACTGGTTGCTAGAGGTactggtaagattggtatggctttaaaaatttctaactttgtaggttcagatacttggattattgattctagtGCTtcagatcatatgacttatgataagaAGTATTTCATTACCTTATCCACACCTACTGTGTCATATGTTACAAATGCCAATGGTGAATCATTTCCTGTGTTAGGTATTGGGTCCATAAGAGTCACACCTACCTTAGTATTGCATGATGTATTGTATGTACCAGACTTGTCTCACCACTTAATCTCAGTTCCCCAATTGAATACTTAATCCTTGTGCTCTGTGACATTTTTTCCCATGTATGTGGTGTTTCAGGATCTTCTGACCAAGGAAGTCATTGGCAAGGGGTATATGAGGGGGAGACTGTTTCATCTGGATCAAGCTTATGCCGGGGAGAGACCAAGGAAGAATGTCCCAGTTgctttgactttgacttctAGAGAGCTTAATGAAGTCTAGTTATGGCATAGACGCTTAGGGCATCCTTCATTTAGTGTAATGCGTAAAGCTATGCCCTCTTTATTTGTTGGTATTGACAAGTCGTCcttacattgtgaaacttgtgtttTGGCGAAAAGCCATAGAGTCAACTACCTATTGagtctttctaataaaagttCTATGCCTTTTGAGATTATTCACTCTGATGTGTGGGGACCTTCCAGAGAACCCACTGTTTCTGGAATGCGTTATTTTgtcttgtttattgatgattgcactcgatTATCATGGGTAGCATTGCTTAAATCTAAGGATGCTGTGTTTTCTGCTTTTCAAGCctttcaaaaattgattcaaacacaGTTCAATGGTCATATCAAAGTTTTTCGTTCTGATAATGGGGGGAGTTTGTTAATCGTGATTTTCAGGAATATTTCCAAGAAAAAGGTATAATCCATCAAACCACTTGTCCTCAaacacctgaacaaaatggtgTGTCTGAGCGTAAAAATCGTCATCTTCTAGACATAGCATGAGCATTGCTATTTGGTGCTCACATGcccaagtatctttggggtgagGCGGTTCAGACTGCCTCACATCTTATTAATCTTCTTCCTTCCAGTGTTCTTCAGGGGCGCATTCCCTTTGAAGTCCTGTCAACCCATGTCTCTATTCCTTCCTTCCATAATCttcctgctcgtgtctttggttgtgttgcctttgtccatatACCCAAAAATCAGAGGTCAAAGTTGGATGCCCGAGCTCTCAAATGCGTCTTTGTAGGTTATGGTTCTCATCAGAAAGGCTATAAATACTATCACCCACCTACACGAAAGTTCTGTGTCACCATAGACGTGTCATTTTATGAAGATATGTGTTATTTCTCCCCCAACAACAccactcttcagggggagaatgagtttttttaAGAGATGTTTGTTGGTGGAAAGTTGAAGATGAATAAAGACGTAGAAGAAGAGAGTACTGACATCCCGAAGTTGACTAGTCAAATTTCCCAAATCGACCAGTCGATAGGGGGAGTCGACCAATCGAACGAGGAAACTGGCGAAATGGGCATAAGTGTACTAGACCAATCAAAGGAAATTCTCGACCAGTCGATTTCTGAAGAGGACTCTATTCCAGCTTCCCCCTCATCTGATACTTCACCCTTTAATGCTGAACTTTCTGGTCAAGAAGCTCCATCTCAGGTATGTCCAGTATCTTTACCTGATAACCCTGTAGAGTCTGTATCTTCTACATATGTGTTACCTAGTAGGACTACCCGTGGTCAACCAGCCAAAAAGTATGAACCTTCCATAACTGCTAAAGCCAAATATCCAGTAGCTAACTTTGTGTCACACCATAGGTTATCTAAACCTTatgcatcatttgtgaatcaaatatcctctgtatctgttcctaacaaagtgcaggaggcTTTGGGAGACCTAAAGTGGgccaaggc
It encodes:
- the LOC112168062 gene encoding uncharacterized protein LOC112168062 isoform X1 — encoded protein: MTQGSSPGRSVCQHCKLTGHTKETCYKLVGYPAGYFSKPKPTEPRGRGKAAVHLVQSLEYFRVAGQDHTTGSDGPSVSLVARGTGKIGSSDQGSHWQGVYEGETVSSGSSLCRGETKEECPSCFDFDF
- the LOC112168062 gene encoding uncharacterized protein LOC112168062 isoform X2, which produces MTQGSSPGRSVCQHCKLTGHTKETCYKLVGYPAGYFSKPKPTEPRGRGKAAVHLVQSLEYFRVAGQDHTTGSDGPSVSLVARGTGSSDQGSHWQGVYEGETVSSGSSLCRGETKEECPSCFDFDF
- the LOC112168062 gene encoding uncharacterized protein LOC112168062 isoform X3, with the protein product MTQGSSPGRSVCQHCKLTGHTKETCYKLVGYPAGYFSKPKPTEPRGRGKAAVHLVQSLEYFRVAGQDHTTGSDGPSVSLVARGSSDQGSHWQGVYEGETVSSGSSLCRGETKEECPSCFDFDF